TTTACCTCTTGAGGCATGTTGGAGTAGGCCACATAACCATCACCTTTAGGTCGGACAAGAGTAACACCAAAGGTAGACTTGTAGCTCGGTTCATCCATGCATGGGAAAGCCCTTCTAGCGTAAGTGGGCTCAAACTTGGAGGTAGCGATAGTTCTGGAATAGAAACACAATATTTAagtagttaagaaaaaaaacttgtggaGATTTACCTTGTTAGGTTAGTGTCACTGTTGTAGTAGTTGCTTTTATAAAAGCCAACAATGTCTTTAGTGAGACTTCCATCAAATTCAAGCTGTAGTGTATACTGGCCTTGTGATATTTGAGAGCTCAGTTTGACAACCCAAAATTCATTCGGGGCATACTCAAAAGTTTCACCAAGATTTATCTGCTCCCCATTAGTGCCATCACCTTTGCGAagcaatgtttttttaatggtgaGGAATTTACTGTGGATAAGAATGAAATCTCTAGGCTGTGTGATATTAAGTAGAACATCCACTTTCCCGGTGAAAGTCCCTAGGACTAGATCGGGATGCAAATAGATCTCGTAGTGTAGAGGCAAAGTGTCACTCGGAAGACGGTAGTCCAACTCCCATGGTTCAGTCAACTTAAGTGTCGTGCTTGCTGCCATTGTCGTACTTGGTAATGCAGTCGTACTCGTATCAGTATCACTTTTGAGTGACGACAACTCTTTGTTCGCGTTTGCAAGGCAAACAGACAGGActgaaagacaaaaagaattgaaaatttgagaTAAGGAAGTAAACAAATGAGAAACGATTAATCGATTTGAGTTCAAACAATCGATTAATAAGACTTTCGAATGTTACACACCGCAATGTAGACCTACTAGCTAATGCTGGATTTGTCAATTATaatataacattttaaaaacattttattttactcacCGATAACAGCAATTGCCAATGCCCCGGATAAGACTCCAAGTGAAACCAACGGGATGTTAagcttcattttttcccttccgtTTGCCCTATCCTTTTTGGGTGTACTAACAGGaaaataaaccatttttttactcTATATTTTTGctaatttcattgaaaaaataaatttaaaaaatttaacgacTATCTTTTCCTTAAAATAGATCCAGTACACACTAAAATAGGAGAAAATGTGTTGTGCCCTTATATAAGGTGTTCAATGGTGCAAGTTCAATTCTTACTCTTCCTTCTCAAGGGCGTTTTACAGACATTAAGTAAAAAACAAGGTTATTTTTTGGAGGGTATTCTaccaaatgattttatttccgCCTAACATTAGGAGAATGTCACCCCACCTTTCTTATTGCATAATTTGGACTTGTGGTATCTGAGAAAACCACggagaaaattgaattcaatccaATTCCTTTGCGGATTTTGTTATAAACCGGTCGTTAAAACATCGAGGTAGAAAATACATTCGCTACAGCTTTTCACGTATGATAATCCCCCccagcaaaatatttcattgcTTTTCCCTCCAAACCAGTATGGAATGAAACAGTGGAAAATCCCACTGCTATGTTGATAAAACTAAAATGCAAAACGAAATCAGGTAGGTTACTGAGTTTACTTACAACGTCATGCCAGCTCATTTGGTAACCTAcataaacttgttttttttttcctttttcatatgGGAAATAGCCATAAGAACAAGCATAAGAAGTTCCTCTACTTGAATTTACAACTAGATAGCCTATataaggtatttttttaatgtaaatcTAATCTAGTAGATCGTCAGtacatcaaaaaataaaagtttacaatatttcagaaagaaaaaacgaattaaacaataaattttactCACGGCCGTGAATGCGGAGCTGGAACGTCGTAGTTACTGATAAAACTGACCAGCCTCTCGACGACCGATCTCTTTACACGCACGACCACGACTGTGCGTTCGCGTTCAGCTTTCTCCCCCTTTAACGATTGCGCTCTCTTTCTCCGTCACTTGTATGCTCAATAATAGCGAGACCAAGAGTTTCAGAGATCCATGCTTAGAGAACTGTGAATGCTTTAGGCGCCACTTTATTTGATCAATGCCATCTGGAATATATTCCGGCAAAGATCCGAGAACTTTGGAACTCTCTTTCTGAGAGGCcgacatgttttattttggacCATTTCTCACAGTTCATACCCTTCTCCTTTCCGACAACCGCTCACAAGTTCTTCATTTAACTTGACACTCTTCAAATGAGAAAGTTTTTCAAAACATGTAAGAACTTGGTGCGTGTAACGCAGTGCAGTTGAAATTTCGTGACATTCTACCTCCGTAAATATTAACCCAGTAGCGCCTGATAATCTTTATCAGATGCTAATGTGGATTAGTACATCAAACTCAAATAAACCTGGTTGATTCAACATGTGACAACCTAAATGCGatgtaacaaacaaaattatctaAACGTACAACGTATAATACTACCCTCAAATTATCTTGGGACCTCGAAATACAGAACCTTTAAGACGCACCCAAAGCCATATAATAAACAATAGGAATTACTACTATCCAACGAATCATTTGTTTCCAATTCGCGGTCACGATTTGGGAGCACGTACGGCTGATCCGTTGTAATAAATCTTACAAGGAGAGTTCGgctcaattttaaaatttcgagcTCGATAAGATCTAGAACGGAATAGAGTCGGCACATGGTGGCAGGAAGCTTGTACAACAAATTCACACATACAACAACGATACAAATCAAATTAGCACAACTAGGAGTGTGCACACACATGTTTTGGTTGGGCCATTCGAAGGTGTCAACCCGAGagcaatttcaatttttttttttcaaaacgtAGACTACCCTTATACTTAAACTGATAGGATATTTTGTAAGCCGGCCATCTGGAATATGTACATTTGCCTTGAAACAGAGGAAAAAGTTTCTCAATTTATCAGTGAAATTATATCTGTACATTTATGGGATGATTTTTTGATTAATACTGCGACAGTATACGCATGTTGATTGGATGATTGACAACTTTAAGCGCAAGAGTAAATACTTTTCGTTGTGTTGCACGTCTGACACTGGACTTGACAGCACCTATgcgtcaaattgaaaatgttagTTATCTGATTGCCAAAGAATAACGGTCGATTATTCTTACCACTGGAAAGTGCAGTTGCATGAGGTCATGACAGTGACGACGCGCTTCTTAACTTTGTGACCGCAGTTCTTGCACAGATGAATGCAGCTGCGACGTTGAGATGCCGAAAGGCCTTTACCTTTGTCTCGTGAGCATGTCCGGCCTTTCGTGCCGCTCGTTCCTGAGCAAAAACAATCCACCATTAATAAAAGACACGAATTCGTTTGAGTTGCGGAAATGGAACTTACCGGCCGTGACGTTTGCTCGGCAAAAGTCGGGCGACAGTTCCAAGTAGACGAGCGTTTGTGGCGAGACGCGTAAAATCTGTGACGAGCCTGACGAGGTCTTGGCGCCGTTGGACGACGAGCTGCCGCCGTCGATCTGTAGGATGCCATTGCTGTAGCCAACCCTGTttacaagagaaaataaaaacaaaaataagaaaaaaaacccagcagCTGATCATTAAAGTTCATTGTCGAgttatcattttgttttcgaggCCCATAAAACAATATCAACGTGATATCTCATGTACTGTCTGCAATAGAACTTGCAACGGCAATAAATACAAGCCTGTCAAGTATCAAGAACAGTGTGCTGCTTTGTGTTTATATCTACATACAGTGTGGaaatccccctttttttccacccaaGCCCAACGCCACCTCCCCCCAGCcggtaataaaataaaaaagggaataaaaacGAGGCGACCAAATATCTTGGCGATTCAATTGGCGTCGCCAATCTTGGCCGCCCCGATATCATTCACACTTTCAAGTCTTTGTGTATCCATGCATGATTCCCAATAGACGACATTGTTCTCGACCCCAGTCATCATGACTGGCCATCTTCAAGTCGCCTATCGCCTTAATGACAGTCTGGGCCGTATCTTTTCAATATTCTCCCCTTTTTACCTCACACTTGTGTCGTATTGTCGTTTGAGGGCTTGGCCAACTGTGCGGAATGGAGGCAATTGAATCCAACAAGTCTGCATGGCGCACGAGCCGGACACTCCGTGGCATTTGCACGACTGGCGCATTGAATGACGAACAGCCTATGATAGGACAATCGAAAATAGTAGCATCAATAAAACATATTCTACATTTTATGGCTAGCCaataattattaaagaaagaaaaaaagggatagcTTACCAAACGACCAGCAAAGTTGTTGTGCAAATTAGCT
This window of the Daphnia pulex isolate KAP4 chromosome 5, ASM2113471v1 genome carries:
- the LOC124194256 gene encoding protein Wnt-8-like, producing MNCLVRSFFALLVLCKFSTSSAWSWNNLLMTSTRINLGMAESVAAGAELAMGECQYQFRWERWACPRSAFTKKKVFRSLIRESAALHSFLSAGITYTLTRNCSRGQLEGCGCANIHSQHPNESPSATWRWGGCSDNIKMGEQYSVRVLDSLESGQDAQALANLHNNFAGRLAVRHSMRQSCKCHGVSGSCAMQTCWIQLPPFRTVGQALKRQYDTSVRVGYSNGILQIDGGSSSSNGAKTSSGSSQILRVSPQTLVYLELSPDFCRANVTAGTSGTKGRTCSRDKGKGLSASQRRSCIHLCKNCGHKVKKRVVTVMTSCNCTFQWCCQVQCQTCNTTKSIYSCA